The following are encoded in a window of Nakamurella sp. A5-74 genomic DNA:
- the dop gene encoding depupylase/deamidase Dop produces the protein MQRIMGTEVEYGISVPGDVTANPVMTSTQVVLAYAASVAAPRARRARWDYEVESPLRDARGYDLSAMFGAMVDPDVDDLGAANVILSNGARLYVDHAHPEFSAPEVTNPLDAVLYDKAGERVMEEAARLASSVPGTPPIQMYKNNVDGKGASYGTHENYLCRRDVAFPDIITGLLPFFASRQVVVGSGRVGIGRSGQTEGYQLSQRADYIEVEVGLETTLKRGIINTRDEPHADPEKYRRLHVIIGDATLSETTTFLKVGCTALVLAMIEAGVPLGDLALEGPVEAVHTISHDVTLQVTVPLADGRRMTGIDLQRAYHERAAAFVERTQGTDVDPQTRQVLDTWARVLDTLADDPMDLADELDWPAKLRLLEGFRQRDGLSWGAPRLALVDLQYSDVRLDKGLYNRLVSRGSMKRLLTEEQVRAAILAPPEDTRAYFRGRCVSRFPEALAAASWDSVIFDVGRETLVRIPTMEPSRGTKAHVGELFDQAQDAAELVDSLAR, from the coding sequence GTGCAGCGAATCATGGGCACCGAGGTCGAGTACGGCATCTCGGTCCCCGGTGATGTGACGGCCAACCCGGTGATGACCTCGACCCAGGTCGTGCTGGCCTACGCCGCGTCGGTCGCCGCGCCGCGGGCCCGTCGAGCCCGCTGGGACTACGAGGTCGAGTCCCCACTCCGCGACGCTCGCGGTTACGACCTGTCTGCCATGTTCGGGGCCATGGTCGATCCGGACGTCGACGATCTCGGAGCGGCCAACGTCATTCTCAGCAACGGCGCCCGGCTGTACGTCGACCATGCACACCCCGAGTTCTCCGCGCCCGAGGTCACCAACCCACTGGACGCCGTGCTGTACGACAAGGCGGGCGAGCGGGTGATGGAGGAGGCCGCCCGGCTGGCCTCGTCCGTGCCGGGGACTCCGCCGATCCAGATGTACAAGAACAACGTCGACGGCAAGGGCGCCAGCTACGGCACCCACGAGAACTACCTGTGCAGGCGGGATGTCGCGTTCCCCGACATCATCACCGGGCTGCTGCCCTTCTTCGCCTCACGCCAGGTCGTGGTGGGCTCCGGCCGGGTCGGTATCGGCCGCAGCGGGCAGACCGAGGGCTACCAACTCTCGCAGCGCGCCGACTACATCGAGGTCGAGGTCGGCCTGGAGACCACGCTGAAGCGCGGCATCATCAACACCCGCGACGAACCGCACGCAGACCCGGAGAAGTACCGGCGGCTGCACGTCATCATCGGTGACGCGACCCTGTCGGAGACCACCACGTTCCTCAAGGTCGGCTGCACGGCGTTGGTGCTGGCGATGATCGAGGCGGGTGTGCCGTTGGGCGACCTCGCGCTCGAAGGGCCGGTCGAAGCCGTGCACACCATCTCGCACGATGTGACCCTGCAGGTCACCGTGCCGCTGGCGGACGGCAGGCGGATGACGGGGATCGACCTGCAACGCGCGTACCACGAGCGGGCTGCAGCATTCGTCGAGCGCACCCAGGGCACTGACGTCGACCCGCAGACCCGCCAGGTGCTGGACACCTGGGCGCGCGTGCTCGACACCCTCGCCGACGACCCGATGGACCTCGCCGACGAGCTCGACTGGCCCGCGAAACTGCGGCTGCTCGAGGGGTTCCGGCAGCGTGACGGCCTGTCGTGGGGCGCACCGCGGCTCGCTCTGGTCGACTTGCAGTACTCCGACGTCCGGCTCGACAAGGGGCTCTACAACCGGCTCGTCTCCCGGGGCTCGATGAAGCGGCTGCTGACCGAGGAGCAGGTGCGGGCCGCGATCCTGGCGCCTCCGGAGGACACCAGGGCCTACTTCCGCGGGCGGTGCGTCTCCCGGTTCCCGGAGGCGCTGGCCGCTGCGTCGTGGGACTCGGTGATCTTCGACGTCGGCCGGGAGACGCTGGTGCGCATTCCCACCATGGAACCCTCCCGCGGCACGAAGGCGCACGTCGGTGAGCTCTTCGACCAGGCGCAGGACGCAGCAGAACTGGTCGACTCGCTGGCCCGCTGA
- a CDS encoding ubiquitin-like protein Pup: MAQEQTTRQGGGGEDDTPDAGSGGGQERREKLASDTDDILGEIDDVLETNAEDFVRAYVQKGGQ; this comes from the coding sequence ATGGCGCAGGAGCAGACCACCCGTCAGGGCGGCGGGGGCGAGGACGACACCCCCGACGCCGGTTCCGGTGGCGGTCAGGAGCGGCGCGAGAAGCTGGCCTCCGACACCGACGACATCCTGGGTGAGATCGACGACGTCCTGGAGACCAACGCCGAGGACTTCGTGCGCGCCTACGTCCAGAAGGGCGGACAGTGA
- the prcB gene encoding proteasome subunit beta produces the protein MSGSWPAQAIPAAYLTPGAGSFTEFVARTEPQLLPGSRFDGRPAALPDLPHGTTIVALATRDGVVIAGDRRATMGSMIAQRDIEKVFVTDLYSAVGIAGTAGLAVEIVRMFQLELEHYEKIESVRLSLDGKANRLAAMVRGNLGAALQGLAVVPLFAGYDTDIADPSRAGRIYSYDVTGGRYCEHDFHAVGSGSVFAKSALKKRFRPGVATDEAVRLAVEALYDAADDDSATAGPDLTRRIFPVVVAIGTDGAIRWTDDAVGAIAEQVVADRLLRPGG, from the coding sequence ATGAGCGGATCCTGGCCCGCCCAGGCCATTCCGGCTGCGTACCTGACCCCCGGCGCCGGGTCGTTCACCGAGTTCGTCGCGCGCACCGAACCGCAACTGCTGCCCGGTAGCCGTTTCGACGGTCGCCCCGCTGCTCTGCCGGATCTGCCGCACGGCACCACCATCGTCGCCCTCGCCACCCGCGACGGAGTGGTGATCGCCGGTGACCGGCGCGCGACCATGGGATCGATGATCGCCCAGCGCGACATCGAGAAGGTGTTCGTCACCGACCTGTACTCCGCCGTCGGCATCGCCGGTACCGCCGGCCTGGCGGTCGAGATCGTCCGGATGTTCCAGCTCGAGCTCGAACACTACGAGAAGATCGAGAGTGTCCGACTGTCGTTGGACGGCAAGGCGAATCGCCTCGCCGCGATGGTCCGCGGCAACCTCGGCGCTGCGCTGCAGGGCCTGGCCGTCGTCCCACTGTTCGCCGGCTACGACACCGACATCGCCGACCCGTCACGTGCCGGTCGGATCTACTCGTACGACGTGACCGGCGGACGGTACTGCGAGCACGACTTCCACGCCGTCGGTTCCGGTTCGGTGTTCGCGAAGTCCGCCCTCAAGAAGCGGTTCCGACCGGGCGTCGCCACCGACGAGGCCGTTCGCCTGGCCGTCGAGGCGCTCTACGACGCGGCCGACGACGACAGTGCCACCGCCGGTCCCGACCTGACCCGCCGGATCTTCCCGGTCGTGGTGGCGATCGGGACGGACGGGGCGATCCGCTGGACGGACGACGCCGTGGGCGCGATCGCCGAGCAGGTCGTCGCCGACCGACTGCTCCGGCCGGGTGGCTGA
- the prcA gene encoding proteasome subunit alpha: protein MTMPMYASPEQYMRDRSDYARKGIARGRSVVVTIFSGGVLFVAESPSATLHKVSEIYDRIGFAATGRYNEFENLRTAGIRLADVRGYSYDRKDVNARWLANAYAQTLGSIFSEHSKPLEVELCVAEVGRPGDPADGSADQLYRITYDGSIFDEPKFAVMGGVTEPVATSLTASWTQGWDLTTALRACVAALGSAADGSSREIPADLLEVAVLDRRLSGRTFRRVHGAALDALLADPQQAGTADTAVIEQPVDPGAPVLDNAPDPAPDLTVEHAQHEAPQEGETPPAGTT from the coding sequence GTGACGATGCCGATGTACGCCTCACCCGAGCAGTACATGCGCGACCGCTCGGACTACGCCCGCAAGGGGATCGCCCGGGGCCGCAGCGTCGTCGTGACGATCTTCTCCGGCGGGGTGCTGTTCGTGGCGGAGAGTCCGTCGGCGACCCTGCACAAGGTCTCGGAGATCTACGACCGGATCGGGTTCGCCGCCACCGGTCGGTACAACGAGTTCGAGAACCTCCGCACCGCCGGGATCAGGCTGGCCGACGTCCGCGGGTACTCGTACGACCGCAAGGACGTCAACGCGCGATGGCTCGCGAACGCCTACGCACAGACCCTCGGATCGATCTTCTCCGAGCACTCCAAGCCCCTGGAGGTCGAGCTCTGCGTTGCCGAGGTCGGCCGACCCGGTGACCCGGCGGACGGCAGCGCCGACCAGCTGTACCGCATCACCTACGACGGCTCGATCTTCGACGAACCGAAGTTCGCCGTCATGGGCGGCGTCACCGAGCCGGTGGCCACCTCGCTCACCGCCTCCTGGACGCAGGGCTGGGACCTGACCACGGCGCTCCGAGCCTGTGTCGCCGCACTCGGCAGCGCCGCGGACGGCTCCAGCCGGGAGATCCCGGCGGACCTGCTCGAGGTCGCCGTCCTCGACCGCCGGTTGAGCGGACGGACCTTCCGGCGCGTGCACGGTGCAGCACTGGACGCGCTGCTCGCCGACCCGCAGCAGGCCGGCACAGCAGACACCGCAGTCATCGAGCAGCCGGTCGACCCCGGCGCCCCGGTGCTCGACAACGCGCCGGACCCCGCGCCCGACCTGACCGTCGAACACGCCCAGCACGAGGCACCCCAGGAAGGGGAAACGCCCCCCGCGGGCACCACATGA
- a CDS encoding hemolysin family protein: protein MIIEWILLFVGLLLIAGTALFVAAEFALVTVDRATVNRQAAAGDAGARSLQAGLKSLSTQLSGAQVGITVTTLALGFVMEPSLASLLAGPLDALGLSDGAAGTVSVLIALVVATLLSMVFGELVPKNIAISSPLPTAKAVIGPMRMATMLFRPLIYVLNGTANGVLRMIGIEPQEELRSARSAEELESLVRRSGAQGTLEQPTAGLLARSISFSDKAADDVMTPRTAVRFVRRSDPATEIIAAAVETGHSRFPVFGEDHDDIVGLVHLKRAVAIPPDEREGVTAGQLMVDVPVVPETIPLDDLLDQLRAVGLQMAVVADEYGGTAGILTLEDVVEELVGEITDEHDPVAGRAERRRDGTWTFVGTLRPDEIEEFSGVELPEAGPYETVAGLVISRLGRMPVTGDSVELEAIAAADAVLGALEDGIRLEADTEEDLPRVVTVRLTVLEVERRRITQAHLSSVDPGRRL from the coding sequence ATGATCATCGAATGGATCCTGCTGTTCGTCGGTCTGCTGCTCATCGCCGGTACCGCCCTGTTCGTCGCCGCCGAATTCGCACTGGTCACCGTCGACCGGGCGACCGTCAACCGGCAGGCCGCGGCGGGCGATGCAGGTGCGCGGTCGCTGCAGGCCGGTCTGAAGTCGCTGTCCACCCAGCTCTCCGGCGCCCAGGTCGGCATCACCGTGACCACGCTGGCCCTGGGGTTCGTGATGGAGCCTTCGCTCGCTTCACTGCTGGCCGGACCGTTGGACGCGCTCGGGCTGTCCGACGGGGCAGCCGGCACGGTCAGCGTCCTGATCGCGCTGGTGGTGGCCACCCTGCTGTCGATGGTGTTCGGCGAGTTGGTGCCCAAGAACATCGCGATCTCTTCGCCGCTGCCGACGGCCAAGGCCGTCATCGGGCCGATGCGGATGGCCACCATGCTGTTCCGGCCGCTCATCTATGTGCTCAACGGCACGGCCAACGGGGTGCTCCGGATGATCGGTATCGAACCCCAGGAGGAGCTGCGCAGCGCCCGCTCCGCCGAGGAGCTCGAGTCGCTGGTCCGCAGGTCCGGCGCGCAGGGCACCCTGGAGCAGCCGACGGCCGGCCTGCTGGCCCGCTCGATCTCCTTCTCCGACAAGGCCGCCGACGACGTGATGACGCCGCGCACGGCGGTCCGGTTCGTCCGCCGCAGCGATCCGGCCACCGAGATCATCGCGGCTGCGGTCGAGACCGGCCATTCCCGCTTCCCGGTGTTCGGCGAGGACCACGACGACATCGTCGGTCTGGTCCACCTGAAGCGAGCGGTGGCGATCCCGCCGGACGAGCGCGAGGGTGTCACCGCGGGCCAGCTGATGGTCGACGTGCCGGTGGTACCGGAAACCATCCCGCTGGACGACCTGCTCGACCAGCTGCGCGCCGTCGGCCTGCAGATGGCGGTGGTGGCCGACGAGTACGGCGGCACCGCCGGCATCCTCACCCTCGAGGACGTGGTCGAGGAGCTGGTCGGTGAGATCACCGACGAACACGATCCGGTGGCCGGTCGGGCCGAGCGTCGTCGGGACGGCACCTGGACCTTCGTCGGCACGCTGCGACCCGACGAGATCGAGGAGTTCTCCGGCGTCGAGCTGCCCGAGGCCGGACCGTACGAAACCGTTGCGGGCCTGGTCATCTCGCGTCTGGGCCGGATGCCGGTGACCGGCGATTCGGTCGAGCTGGAGGCCATCGCTGCCGCGGATGCCGTGCTCGGTGCCCTGGAGGACGGCATCCGGTTGGAGGCCGACACCGAGGAGGACCTGCCGCGGGTGGTGACCGTCCGGCTGACCGTGCTCGAGGTAGAGCGGCGCCGGATCACCCAGGCCCATCTGTCCAGCGTCGACCCGGGGAGACGCCTGTGA
- a CDS encoding hemolysin family protein translates to MTTEWLLLCAVILLLIASAFFVGAEFALVSARRTVVEPLAVHSRRARTTLRAMEDVSLMMATAQFGITLCGVLLGALGEPAVAKLLEPVFNSLGVPEQALHPVALVVALLLVVSAHVALGEMVPKNIALAGPEKTAIMLAPFLMTIARFLGPLIRGLNRFANWVVRITGHEPKDEVASSFTREEVAGLVAESRAEGLIDDEEHQLITSALDFESDTLRSVLLDDAQVVPLPVGASAAEVERTCARTGFSRFPVLDEQGRYAGYVHIRDVVGIPAEQRDEPLPPELIRPLPAFSESTELRAALDRMRRAGAHLAQVAVDPRGTQATRLAGRAIAVPMPDRRRGLVALEDVIEQLIGHIGDATRRRPEIAD, encoded by the coding sequence GTGACCACCGAATGGCTGCTGCTGTGTGCGGTGATCCTGCTGCTGATCGCCAGCGCCTTCTTCGTCGGTGCCGAGTTCGCGCTGGTATCCGCCCGACGCACCGTCGTCGAGCCGTTGGCCGTGCACAGCCGCCGCGCCAGGACCACCCTGCGCGCGATGGAGGACGTGTCGCTGATGATGGCGACCGCCCAGTTCGGCATCACCCTCTGCGGTGTGCTGCTGGGAGCACTCGGCGAACCGGCCGTGGCGAAGCTGCTGGAGCCGGTCTTCAATTCGCTCGGCGTCCCCGAACAGGCGCTGCACCCGGTCGCTCTGGTGGTGGCGCTGCTGCTGGTCGTCTCGGCGCACGTCGCGCTCGGCGAGATGGTGCCCAAGAACATCGCGCTGGCCGGCCCGGAGAAGACGGCGATCATGTTGGCGCCGTTCCTGATGACGATCGCGAGGTTCCTCGGGCCGCTGATCCGCGGCCTGAACCGGTTCGCGAACTGGGTCGTGCGCATCACCGGGCACGAGCCGAAGGACGAGGTCGCCTCGTCCTTCACCCGCGAGGAGGTCGCCGGGCTGGTGGCCGAGTCGCGCGCCGAGGGCCTCATCGACGACGAGGAGCACCAGCTCATTACCTCGGCGTTGGACTTCGAGTCGGACACTTTGCGCAGTGTGCTGCTGGACGACGCACAGGTGGTGCCACTGCCGGTCGGTGCGAGCGCCGCCGAGGTCGAGCGGACCTGCGCCCGCACCGGGTTCTCCCGGTTCCCGGTGCTGGACGAACAGGGCCGCTATGCCGGGTACGTGCACATCAGGGACGTGGTGGGGATCCCGGCGGAGCAGCGCGACGAGCCGTTGCCGCCGGAGCTGATCCGGCCGCTGCCGGCGTTCTCGGAGAGCACCGAGCTGCGGGCGGCGCTCGACCGGATGCGGCGCGCCGGCGCCCACCTGGCGCAGGTGGCCGTCGATCCGCGCGGGACCCAGGCGACCCGGCTGGCCGGCCGCGCGATCGCCGTCCCGATGCCGGACCGTCGTCGTGGTCTGGTGGCGTTGGAGGACGTCATCGAACAGCTGATCGGCCACATCGGCGACGCCACCCGACGGCGCCCCGAGATCGCGGACTAG
- the pafA gene encoding Pup--protein ligase, translating into MQRRIMGLETEFGITCTFHGQRRLSPDEVARYLFRRVVAWGRSSNVFLRNGSRLYLDVGSHPEYATAECDDLPTLIAHDKAGELILQDLVVDAEARLAEEGIGGDIYLFKNNTDSAGNSYGCHENFLISRAGEFSKISDGLIPFLVTRQLIVGAGKVLQSTRGATYCLSQRADHIWEGVSSATTRSRPIINTRDEPHADAERFRRLHVIVGDSNMSETTTLLKVGSAALVLEMIEAGVPLRDFTFENPIRAIREISHDITGRRPVRLANGDQVSALDAQLDYFQRAVDFVETRGSDPITDRILDLWGRTLRAVETDDFSAVDTEIDWVIKKKLIDSYAGKHGMDLTHPRIAQLDLTYHDVRPGRGVFSLLQRKGMAARVVTDEQIIEAENVPPQTTRARLRGEFVTAAQQAGRDYTVDWVHLKLNDQAQRTVLLKDPFASQDERVARLIATM; encoded by the coding sequence ATGCAGCGGCGGATCATGGGTCTGGAGACCGAGTTCGGCATCACCTGTACCTTCCACGGCCAGCGACGGTTGTCGCCGGACGAGGTGGCCAGGTACCTGTTCCGGCGGGTGGTGGCCTGGGGACGATCGTCGAACGTGTTCCTGCGCAACGGATCCCGGCTGTACCTTGATGTCGGCTCGCACCCCGAGTACGCGACCGCCGAGTGCGACGACCTGCCGACCCTGATCGCGCACGACAAGGCGGGGGAGCTGATCCTGCAGGACCTCGTCGTCGACGCCGAGGCCCGGCTCGCCGAGGAGGGAATCGGCGGCGACATCTACCTGTTCAAGAACAACACCGACTCCGCCGGCAACTCCTACGGCTGCCACGAGAACTTCCTGATCTCCCGGGCCGGGGAATTCTCGAAGATCTCCGACGGGCTGATCCCGTTCCTGGTGACCCGGCAGCTGATCGTCGGCGCCGGGAAGGTGCTGCAGTCGACGCGCGGGGCCACCTACTGCCTGTCCCAGCGTGCCGATCACATCTGGGAGGGCGTCTCGAGCGCCACCACCCGCTCCCGGCCCATCATCAACACCCGCGACGAACCGCACGCCGACGCGGAACGGTTCCGGCGGCTGCACGTGATCGTCGGCGATTCCAACATGAGCGAGACCACGACGCTGCTCAAGGTGGGGAGCGCCGCCCTGGTGCTGGAGATGATCGAGGCGGGCGTCCCGTTGCGGGACTTCACCTTCGAGAACCCGATCCGGGCCATCCGGGAGATCTCGCACGACATCACCGGCCGTCGACCCGTCCGGCTGGCGAACGGCGATCAGGTGTCCGCGCTGGACGCCCAGTTGGACTACTTCCAGCGCGCCGTCGACTTCGTCGAGACCCGCGGGAGCGATCCGATCACCGATCGGATCCTGGACCTGTGGGGTCGGACGCTCCGCGCGGTGGAGACGGACGACTTCTCCGCGGTCGACACCGAGATCGACTGGGTGATCAAGAAGAAGCTGATCGACTCGTACGCCGGCAAGCACGGGATGGACCTGACGCATCCGCGGATCGCCCAGCTCGACCTGACCTACCACGACGTCCGTCCGGGACGGGGGGTGTTCAGTCTGTTGCAGCGCAAGGGGATGGCGGCGCGGGTCGTCACCGACGAGCAGATCATCGAGGCCGAGAACGTCCCGCCGCAGACCACCAGGGCCCGGCTGCGCGGAGAGTTCGTCACTGCCGCCCAGCAGGCCGGCCGCGACTACACGGTCGACTGGGTGCACCTCAAGCTCAACGACCAGGCGCAGCGCACGGTCCTGCTGAAGGATCCCTTCGCCAGCCAGGACGAGCGGGTGGCACGGCTGATCGCCACCATGTGA
- a CDS encoding WYL domain-containing protein — protein sequence MPPPTTTAAKAERLLNLVIALVNTTQFRSAAWIRRNVAGYFDTPSDEAFNRMFERDKNELREIGLPLQSDGNDGYRIPPTEFSLPPLAFTPAETAAVGLAARLWSTTTLQSAGEQAVRKLREATLDGSQDPAAGDRDWQFVDSVLQPQVRTADPAFAPLQAATVSRRQVGFDYRKQPDDPPVKRRLQPWGLVSFRGKWYVIGNDLDRGGQRTFRLSRIVGAVSATGRQGAYEVPADMDLLEQVRRVAEPNDERQGRLLIRPGRAVGLRREATLVAAAPVGVPDASDELLVPIVGLWDTARRIAGAGDDVLVLEPADLRDAVIRILTAASRLDPELAEVNGHG from the coding sequence ATGCCTCCTCCGACCACCACGGCCGCCAAGGCCGAGCGGCTGCTCAACCTGGTGATCGCTCTGGTCAACACCACCCAGTTCCGCTCCGCCGCCTGGATCCGGCGGAACGTGGCCGGTTACTTCGACACTCCGTCCGATGAAGCCTTCAACCGGATGTTCGAGCGCGACAAGAACGAGCTCCGCGAGATCGGACTCCCGCTGCAGTCGGACGGCAACGACGGGTACCGGATCCCGCCGACCGAGTTCTCGCTGCCACCGCTGGCGTTCACCCCAGCGGAGACCGCTGCCGTCGGCCTCGCCGCCCGGTTGTGGTCGACGACGACGCTGCAGTCGGCGGGGGAGCAGGCCGTCCGCAAGCTGCGTGAGGCAACCCTCGACGGATCACAGGATCCGGCGGCCGGCGACCGGGACTGGCAGTTCGTCGACTCGGTGCTGCAGCCGCAGGTCCGCACCGCCGACCCGGCATTCGCGCCGCTGCAGGCGGCGACGGTCTCGCGACGGCAGGTCGGATTCGACTACCGCAAACAGCCGGACGATCCCCCCGTCAAGCGCCGGTTGCAGCCATGGGGGCTGGTCTCCTTCCGGGGCAAGTGGTACGTGATCGGCAACGATCTGGACCGCGGTGGGCAGCGCACCTTCCGGTTGTCCAGGATCGTCGGCGCGGTATCGGCGACCGGCAGGCAGGGCGCCTACGAGGTTCCGGCCGACATGGATCTGTTGGAGCAGGTGCGCCGGGTCGCCGAACCCAACGACGAGCGGCAGGGACGTCTGCTCATCCGTCCGGGCCGCGCCGTCGGTCTGCGCCGGGAGGCGACCCTGGTCGCCGCCGCACCGGTCGGCGTACCCGATGCGTCGGACGAACTGCTCGTGCCGATCGTCGGCCTGTGGGACACCGCACGCCGGATCGCCGGGGCGGGCGACGACGTGCTGGTGCTGGAACCCGCCGATCTGCGCGACGCGGTGATCAGGATCCTGACGGCGGCGAGCCGACTCGATCCGGAGCTCGCGGAGGTCAACGGACATGGCTGA